The Georgenia faecalis genome includes a window with the following:
- a CDS encoding DNA polymerase III subunit delta': protein MSVWDDVVGQPDVVATLTAAVRDARALTGAGGDEGGAGASGAMTHAWLLTGPPGSGRSVAARAFAAALQCTDPGEPGCGHCQGCTTALAGTHADVQVVRTERVIISIDEVRPLVQAAQQAPSQGRWRVMLVEDADRMVERTSNVLLKAIEEPPPRTVWVLCAPSPQDVVTTIRSRCRRVGLRVPAAQAVADLLVRRDGVDPTTALIAARAAQSHVGVARRLATNEAVRARRRDVLSIPAQIRGVGDAVLAASDLVERAQAEGRSTTEERDAVERAELLRTLGAEGQRTLPPSLRGQVRQLEEDQKRRATRAQRDVLDRAMVDLLSLYRDVLVVQLGADVELVNTDLAAQVRALAEDSTPEQTVRRMDAIDTARTRLAGNVAPLLAVEAMLVALRPQG from the coding sequence ATGAGCGTGTGGGACGACGTGGTCGGGCAGCCCGACGTCGTCGCCACCCTCACCGCCGCGGTCCGCGACGCCCGCGCGCTCACCGGAGCGGGCGGGGACGAGGGTGGTGCGGGTGCCTCCGGCGCGATGACGCACGCCTGGCTCCTCACCGGTCCGCCCGGCTCGGGGCGCTCGGTGGCCGCCCGCGCGTTCGCCGCGGCCCTCCAGTGCACCGACCCCGGCGAGCCCGGGTGCGGGCACTGCCAGGGGTGCACGACGGCGCTGGCCGGCACCCACGCGGACGTCCAGGTGGTCCGCACGGAGCGGGTCATCATCAGCATCGACGAGGTGCGCCCGCTCGTGCAGGCGGCGCAGCAGGCGCCGTCCCAGGGGCGGTGGCGGGTGATGCTCGTCGAGGACGCCGACCGCATGGTCGAGCGCACCTCCAACGTCCTGCTCAAGGCCATCGAGGAACCGCCGCCGCGCACCGTGTGGGTCCTGTGCGCCCCCAGCCCGCAGGACGTCGTCACGACGATCCGGTCGCGCTGCCGCCGGGTCGGCCTGCGGGTGCCGGCCGCCCAGGCGGTCGCCGACCTGCTCGTCCGCCGCGACGGCGTCGACCCGACGACGGCGCTCATCGCCGCGCGGGCGGCGCAGAGCCACGTCGGCGTCGCCCGGCGGCTGGCCACCAACGAGGCGGTACGAGCGAGGCGGCGGGACGTGCTCAGCATCCCGGCGCAGATCCGCGGCGTCGGGGACGCCGTGCTCGCCGCGAGCGACCTCGTCGAGCGGGCCCAGGCCGAGGGACGTTCGACGACGGAGGAGCGGGACGCCGTCGAGCGCGCCGAGCTGCTGCGCACGCTGGGCGCCGAGGGCCAGCGCACCCTGCCGCCCAGCCTGCGCGGCCAGGTGCGCCAGCTCGAGGAGGACCAGAAGCGCCGTGCCACGCGCGCCCAGCGCGACGTCCTCGACCGGGCGATGGTCGACCTGCTCTCGCTCTACCGGGACGTCCTCGTGGTCCAGCTGGGCGCCGACGTCGAGCTGGTCAACACCGACCTCGCCGCGCAGGTCCGGGCGCTGGCCGAGGACTCCACGCCCGAGCAGACCGTGCGGCGGATGGACGCCATCGACACGGCGCGCACCCGCCTGGCCGGCAACGTCGCCCCGCTCCTCGCCGTCGAGGCGATGCTCGTCGCCCTACGTCCCCAGGGCTGA
- a CDS encoding prenyltransferase has product MSGAREIEETGGPGGRGGSVVGRLVAASRPLSWVNTAYPFGAAYLLTTRHVDVTFVVGVLFFLIPYNLLMYGINDVFDYESDRLNPRKGGVEGALLDRRWHRQVLLASIALPVPFVVYLLVVGSPLSWLVLAGSLFAVVAYSAPRLRFKERPGLDSLTSSTHFVSPALYGLVLAGADLTPQVWVVLAAFFHWGAASQAFGAVQDIVADRQAGIRSIATALGARYTVRLAMLGYVHAGILMLLTPWRIAAVLVLPYLLILWPYRSVTDADAESTNRGWRRFLGANYLVGFLVTMLLIWVWRT; this is encoded by the coding sequence ATGAGCGGGGCACGGGAGATCGAGGAGACGGGCGGGCCTGGCGGGCGGGGCGGCTCCGTCGTCGGCCGGCTCGTCGCCGCCTCCCGGCCGTTGAGCTGGGTCAACACCGCCTACCCCTTCGGCGCCGCCTACCTCCTCACCACGCGGCACGTCGACGTGACGTTCGTCGTCGGCGTCCTCTTCTTCCTCATCCCCTACAACCTGCTCATGTACGGGATCAACGACGTCTTCGACTACGAGTCGGACCGGCTCAACCCGCGCAAGGGCGGCGTCGAGGGAGCGCTGCTCGACCGGCGCTGGCACCGCCAGGTGCTGCTCGCCTCGATCGCCCTGCCCGTCCCGTTCGTCGTCTACCTCCTCGTCGTGGGCTCGCCGCTCAGCTGGCTCGTCCTCGCCGGCTCCCTGTTCGCCGTCGTCGCCTACTCGGCCCCCCGCCTGCGGTTCAAGGAACGGCCGGGCCTGGACTCCCTCACCTCGAGCACCCACTTCGTCTCCCCGGCCCTCTACGGCCTCGTCCTCGCCGGGGCCGACCTCACGCCGCAGGTGTGGGTGGTCCTCGCTGCGTTCTTCCACTGGGGGGCCGCCAGCCAGGCCTTCGGGGCCGTCCAGGACATCGTCGCGGACCGGCAGGCGGGGATCCGCTCCATCGCCACCGCCCTGGGGGCGCGCTACACCGTCCGCCTCGCGATGCTCGGCTACGTCCACGCGGGGATCCTCATGCTCCTCACGCCGTGGCGGATCGCCGCGGTGCTCGTGCTGCCGTACCTCCTCATCCTGTGGCCCTACCGGTCGGTCACCGACGCCGATGCCGAGTCGACCAACCGCGGGTGGCGCCGCTTCCTCGGGGCGAACTACCTCGTCGGCTTCCTCGTGACGATGCTGCTCATCTGGGTCTGGCGGACGTAG
- a CDS encoding alpha/beta hydrolase — protein MFRAPRLAALSALLVGALALAGCTASETDDDRAADSVTTAPSASTEPVEMPAAPAGLEAYYDQDVAWEACGDDFECARVEVPLDYAVPDGERIELALKRLPAEDGDARIGSLLINPGGPGGSGVQLVEAADFLFSADVRERFDLVGFDPRGVNESDAVECVSDAELDEMRSTEYDVETPEGLAEFTASATELGEKCAAGTGPLLAHVDTESAARDLDILRDVVGDPQLYYFGYSYGTFLGAIYAETFPANVGRMVLDGAVDPALDSAALVMGQAVGFENAIRAYAEDCLAGDDCPLKGDVDDAVGQIQDLLATAEATPLPTGSDRELTGSLAASGIIMTLYDNEYWPLLTSALDAAMYDGDGSQLLFLADVSAEREEDGSYLTNSTEAFNAINCLDYPAEADLAQMQAQAAELAEASPTFGEMLAYGDITCDVWPYPSTAERTEVHAEGAAPILVIGTTGDPATPYEWSVSLAEQLADAVLVTYEGEGHTAYGRSNSCVTEAVDTYLIEGTLPEDGLTC, from the coding sequence GTGTTCCGAGCCCCGCGCCTTGCCGCCCTGTCTGCGCTCCTCGTGGGGGCTCTCGCCCTCGCCGGATGCACCGCTTCCGAGACCGACGACGACCGCGCCGCCGACTCCGTGACCACCGCGCCGAGCGCGAGCACGGAGCCCGTGGAGATGCCGGCGGCGCCCGCCGGGCTCGAGGCGTACTACGACCAGGACGTCGCGTGGGAGGCGTGCGGCGACGACTTCGAGTGCGCCCGCGTGGAGGTGCCGCTCGACTACGCGGTCCCCGACGGGGAGCGCATCGAGCTCGCCCTCAAGCGCCTGCCCGCCGAGGACGGCGATGCGCGCATCGGCTCCCTCCTCATCAACCCCGGCGGCCCCGGCGGTTCCGGCGTCCAGCTCGTCGAGGCGGCCGACTTCCTCTTCAGCGCCGACGTCCGCGAGCGGTTCGACCTGGTCGGCTTCGACCCCCGCGGGGTCAACGAGTCCGACGCCGTGGAGTGCGTGAGCGACGCCGAGCTCGACGAGATGCGCAGCACGGAGTACGACGTCGAGACCCCCGAGGGCCTCGCCGAGTTCACCGCGTCGGCCACCGAGCTCGGGGAGAAGTGCGCGGCCGGCACCGGCCCCCTGCTCGCCCACGTCGACACCGAGAGCGCCGCGCGCGACCTCGACATCCTTCGCGACGTCGTCGGCGACCCGCAGCTGTACTACTTCGGGTACTCCTACGGGACGTTCCTCGGCGCGATCTACGCCGAGACCTTCCCGGCCAACGTGGGCCGGATGGTCCTCGACGGCGCGGTCGACCCGGCGCTGGACTCCGCCGCGCTCGTCATGGGGCAGGCGGTCGGCTTCGAGAACGCCATCCGGGCCTACGCCGAGGACTGCCTGGCGGGCGACGACTGCCCGCTCAAGGGCGACGTCGACGACGCCGTCGGGCAGATCCAGGACCTGCTCGCCACGGCGGAGGCGACGCCGCTGCCCACCGGCAGCGACCGGGAGCTCACCGGGAGCCTGGCGGCGTCGGGGATCATCATGACCCTCTACGACAACGAGTACTGGCCCCTCCTCACCTCCGCCCTCGATGCGGCGATGTACGACGGCGACGGCTCGCAGCTCCTCTTCCTCGCCGACGTCAGCGCCGAGCGGGAGGAGGACGGCAGCTACCTCACCAACTCCACCGAGGCCTTCAACGCCATCAACTGCCTCGACTACCCCGCCGAGGCCGACCTCGCGCAGATGCAGGCCCAGGCGGCCGAGCTCGCCGAGGCCTCGCCGACGTTCGGCGAGATGCTCGCCTACGGCGACATCACCTGCGACGTGTGGCCGTACCCGTCGACGGCGGAGCGCACCGAGGTCCACGCCGAGGGCGCCGCTCCCATCCTCGTCATCGGCACGACCGGCGACCCGGCCACCCCTTACGAGTGGTCCGTGTCCCTCGCGGAGCAGCTCGCCGACGCCGTCCTCGTCACCTACGAGGGCGAGGGGCACACGGCGTACGGGCGGTCGAACTCCTGCGTCACCGAGGCCGTGGACACGTACCTCATCGAGGGCACGCTGCCCGAGGACGGGCTGACCTGCTAG
- a CDS encoding TMEM175 family protein yields the protein MAGSHTDRGLDRLVNFTDAAVAIAITLLVLPLVDLVTDGEARSVAATLVDGRGTFLAFAVSFVVIAHFWVGHHRLFEHLRDYSNAILWTNFLWLASIVLIPFTTQLLGDLSTDTRAGNALYIGVLVVTSASLALIEWLAVRSPELQRPEVRGRLDAWGAVVSIGLLLVALVLNLLAPRIGMLWVALLFLTAPLARLLRRR from the coding sequence ATGGCGGGAAGCCACACGGACCGAGGCCTCGACCGCCTGGTGAACTTCACCGACGCGGCCGTCGCGATCGCGATCACGCTCCTCGTGCTGCCGCTCGTCGACCTCGTCACCGACGGCGAGGCGCGCTCCGTCGCCGCCACACTCGTCGACGGACGGGGGACGTTCCTCGCGTTCGCCGTCAGCTTCGTCGTCATCGCCCACTTCTGGGTGGGGCACCACCGCCTGTTCGAGCACCTGCGGGACTACTCGAACGCCATCCTCTGGACCAATTTCCTGTGGCTCGCCAGCATCGTCCTCATCCCCTTCACCACGCAGCTCCTCGGGGACCTCAGCACCGACACGCGAGCCGGCAACGCCCTCTACATCGGCGTGCTCGTCGTGACGAGCGCAAGCCTGGCGCTCATCGAGTGGCTCGCCGTGCGCAGCCCCGAGCTTCAGCGCCCCGAGGTGCGCGGCCGGCTCGACGCGTGGGGTGCGGTGGTCTCGATCGGCCTGCTGCTCGTCGCGCTGGTCCTCAACCTGCTCGCGCCGCGCATCGGCATGCTCTGGGTCGCCCTGCTCTTCCTCACGGCGCCCCTCGCTCGGCTGCTCCGTCGGCGGTAG
- the tmk gene encoding dTMP kinase translates to MIPPALPRPAVPGLFLALEGGDGAGKTTQAALLGAWLTALGCEAVLTREPGGTALGRVLREALLHGEDLDPRTEALLFATDRAHHVHSLVRPALERGAVVVTDRYIDSSLAYQGGARGLDEAEVRGLSRWATGDLLPDLTILLDLDPAVGARRREGAPDRMEREADAFHVRVRERFRALAAAEPDRYLVLDAARAPEELHAAIRERVSVLLPGGPA, encoded by the coding sequence GTGATCCCGCCGGCCCTCCCCCGCCCCGCCGTGCCCGGCCTGTTCCTCGCCCTCGAGGGCGGTGACGGTGCGGGCAAGACGACGCAGGCGGCGCTGCTCGGGGCCTGGCTGACCGCGCTCGGGTGCGAGGCGGTCCTCACCCGCGAGCCGGGCGGGACGGCGCTGGGCCGGGTCCTGCGCGAGGCGCTCCTGCACGGGGAGGACCTCGACCCCCGCACCGAGGCCCTCCTCTTCGCCACCGACCGGGCCCACCACGTCCACTCCCTCGTGCGGCCGGCCCTCGAGCGGGGCGCCGTCGTCGTCACCGACCGCTACATCGACTCCTCCCTCGCCTACCAGGGCGGTGCCCGCGGGCTGGACGAGGCCGAGGTCCGCGGCCTCTCGCGGTGGGCCACGGGTGACCTGCTGCCGGACCTCACCATCCTGCTCGACCTCGACCCCGCGGTCGGCGCGCGCCGGCGCGAGGGCGCCCCGGACCGGATGGAGCGGGAGGCGGACGCGTTCCACGTGCGCGTGCGCGAGCGGTTCCGCGCCCTCGCGGCCGCCGAGCCCGACCGTTACCTCGTGCTCGACGCGGCCCGAGCGCCCGAGGAGCTCCACGCGGCGATCCGCGAGCGCGTCAGCGTGCTCCTGCCCGGGGGGCCGGCATGA
- a CDS encoding lycopene cyclase domain-containing protein — protein MSAAYLLVLLVCLGAMTLLDHRFRLFFFADARRAALVLAAGTAGFLLWDVAGIASGLFFRGQTPYMTGLLLAPELPVEELVFLAFLSYLTMNLYTGASLLLQRRAR, from the coding sequence ATGAGCGCCGCCTACCTCCTCGTCCTCCTCGTCTGCCTCGGGGCGATGACCCTCCTCGACCACCGCTTCCGGCTGTTCTTCTTCGCCGATGCCCGGCGGGCCGCGCTCGTCCTCGCGGCCGGCACCGCCGGGTTCCTTCTGTGGGACGTCGCCGGGATCGCCTCCGGCCTGTTCTTCCGGGGGCAGACTCCCTACATGACCGGCCTCCTGCTCGCCCCGGAGCTGCCCGTGGAGGAGCTCGTCTTCCTCGCCTTCCTCAGCTACCTCACGATGAACCTCTACACGGGTGCGTCCCTCCTCCTGCAGCGGCGGGCGCGGTGA
- a CDS encoding ThuA domain-containing protein — translation MAVSTAHANTVEPPPVPAPADEFDALVFSKTAGFRHGSIPAGIAALEQLGEDNGFTVTATEDAGAFTADNLAQYDVVIWLSTTGDVLNAAQQTAFEDYIQAGGGYAGIHAASDTEYGWEWYGDLVGAYFAGHPPGTPAATVVVEDHAHPSTAHLPARWDRTDEWYSFQDNPRGDVHVLASLDETTYAPGGNAMGTDHPIAWCQDYDGGRSWYTGGGHTDASFAEPAFLEHILQGVQTAAGVVDADCTASLDASFDKVALDVNTQNPMDLAPTPDGRTIYLERDGRVQVVAANGGTTTAGTLAVTQVQEFGLLGLELDPDFADNGWIYLYYSPQGSPTDYVSRFTLEGNTLDLDSEEVLLEVAVQRDECCHAGGALQFDGEGNLYIATGDNTNPFASDGYSPIDERAGRAAWDAQRSSGNTNDLRGKILRITPNDDGSVSIPEGNLFEAGTALTRPEIYAMGFRNPFKIGIDPRTDTLLVADYGPDAGSANPGRGPAATVEWNALTEPGNYGWPYCVGPNTPYVSFDFGTRTSGAAYDCANGPTNDSPNNTGLTQLPPAIPATIWYQNNGVLNNAPEIGTGGAPMAGGVYVYDEDLASERKWPAYWDGKAAFAEWNTGELFSFQMSDDSSEVVDINQILSTMSFARPHALEWGADGALYMIEWGSGFGGNNADSGVYRIDYISGSRAPIASAAADVTSGPVPLEVSFSSEGSRDPDGGEVAISWDFGDGTTSSEADPTHTYTAAGNYTATLTVTNADGVATSATIAITAGNTAPTITVNGPPNGGFFSFGDVIAYSVTVTDPEDGEIDCENVIVQPALGHDEHAHPYAQYRGCEGTIPVNGDTGHIGANIFGVITVTYTDEGAPGAAPLTTQEIVLLQPKHKEAEYFVETGRLAGSTSTGDAGVQLEETTDVGGGQNVGFAEVDDWFSFDPTNLTGIDAIRLRGASEPGGVVDIRTGSPDGESIGSITIPAGGWQAWGNHDLELPDDVTTESGPLYFVITSGQANINWVEFMGRGVTDNASPVLTVETSETTGPAPLTVDFTAAATDSDGDTPLTYAWDFGDGATADTAEASHTYTTAGAYTATVTVTDARGATATSAVAITVRSAASQCFAGRSDDFTGDALDTDRWTTVVRGNQDLRVEDGHLIIPTAASDIYGADNAGAPNIVLQDLPSGPFTATAKVTMPGSEAYQQAGLIIYGDDDNYAKMVFSGRDAAGPNPASRVFQLIREENAAPNEVGDSLTAAVGADYPSTVWVRFTSDGENLVSSYSADGIEFTDMPETKSLDGIENPKIGLLSLQGGGRTQSPVDAEFDYFTFTPDDTVPASTPSDEFVGTSLDDCRWDVVRPDPEHLRVVDGYLELDATTGDIYGTDNGTPSNFVLQQLDGDWTVETVVDASTLNQQYEQGGLIVYVDDDNYVKFDVVARNAAGSAVSLGLEVLSEVDGVIQNPQPAANNLEQAVWHLRLEKEGDSFTGSYSADGTEWTSFEPVTNAPAAASGRVGLFALGTASTENQTVTFDYFRVDGEPGEPGEPGEPGEPGEPGEPGEPGQPGEPGQPGEPGQPGQPGQPGQPGQPGEPGDPGAPGEPGAPGEPGQPGAPGQPGEPGEPGQPGAPGQPGAPGGGGNDRDDTPPPAGGSGRPGGGALPNTGADLGLLAVAGMLLLGGAGAAAVRTRRLTARG, via the coding sequence ATGGCAGTCAGCACGGCGCATGCCAACACCGTGGAACCACCACCCGTCCCCGCCCCGGCCGACGAGTTCGACGCCCTCGTCTTCAGCAAGACGGCGGGCTTCCGGCACGGCTCGATCCCCGCGGGCATCGCGGCGCTCGAGCAGCTGGGCGAGGACAACGGATTCACCGTCACGGCCACCGAGGACGCCGGGGCCTTCACCGCCGACAACCTCGCGCAGTACGACGTGGTGATCTGGCTCTCCACCACCGGTGACGTGCTCAACGCGGCGCAGCAGACCGCGTTCGAGGACTACATCCAGGCGGGCGGCGGCTACGCGGGCATCCACGCGGCGAGCGACACGGAGTACGGCTGGGAGTGGTACGGCGACCTCGTCGGCGCGTACTTCGCCGGCCACCCCCCGGGCACACCCGCCGCGACCGTCGTCGTCGAGGACCACGCCCACCCCTCCACCGCGCACCTGCCCGCACGCTGGGACCGCACCGACGAGTGGTACTCGTTCCAGGACAACCCCCGCGGTGACGTCCACGTGCTCGCCTCGCTCGACGAGACCACTTACGCCCCCGGCGGCAACGCCATGGGCACCGACCACCCCATCGCCTGGTGCCAGGACTACGACGGCGGTCGCTCCTGGTACACCGGCGGCGGCCACACCGACGCCTCGTTCGCCGAGCCGGCCTTCCTCGAGCACATCCTCCAGGGCGTACAGACCGCGGCCGGGGTCGTCGACGCCGACTGCACGGCCTCCCTCGACGCCAGCTTCGACAAGGTCGCCCTGGACGTCAACACCCAGAACCCGATGGACCTGGCCCCGACGCCCGACGGCCGGACCATCTACCTCGAGCGCGATGGTCGTGTGCAGGTCGTCGCCGCCAACGGCGGCACGACCACCGCGGGCACGCTCGCGGTCACCCAGGTGCAGGAGTTCGGCCTGCTGGGCCTCGAGCTCGACCCGGACTTCGCCGACAACGGCTGGATCTACCTCTACTACTCCCCGCAGGGCTCACCCACGGACTACGTCTCGCGGTTCACCCTCGAGGGCAACACCCTCGACCTCGACAGCGAGGAGGTCCTCCTCGAGGTCGCCGTGCAGCGTGACGAGTGCTGCCACGCCGGTGGCGCCCTCCAGTTCGACGGCGAGGGCAACCTCTACATCGCTACGGGGGACAACACCAACCCCTTCGCCTCGGACGGCTACAGCCCGATCGACGAGCGGGCCGGCCGCGCCGCCTGGGACGCCCAGCGGTCCTCGGGCAACACCAACGACCTGCGCGGCAAGATCCTGCGCATCACCCCGAACGACGACGGCAGCGTCTCGATCCCCGAGGGCAACCTGTTCGAGGCCGGGACCGCGCTGACGCGGCCCGAGATCTACGCGATGGGCTTCCGTAACCCGTTCAAGATCGGGATCGACCCCCGGACCGACACCCTGCTGGTCGCGGACTACGGCCCGGACGCGGGCTCGGCCAACCCCGGCCGCGGACCGGCGGCCACCGTGGAGTGGAACGCCCTCACCGAGCCCGGCAACTACGGCTGGCCGTACTGCGTGGGGCCCAACACGCCGTATGTCTCCTTCGACTTCGGGACGAGGACGAGCGGCGCCGCGTACGACTGCGCCAACGGGCCGACGAACGACTCCCCCAACAACACCGGCCTCACCCAGCTCCCGCCCGCCATCCCGGCGACGATCTGGTACCAGAACAACGGTGTGCTGAACAACGCCCCCGAGATCGGCACCGGCGGCGCACCGATGGCCGGCGGGGTGTACGTCTACGACGAGGACCTCGCGTCTGAGCGCAAGTGGCCGGCCTACTGGGACGGCAAGGCCGCCTTCGCCGAGTGGAACACCGGCGAGCTGTTCTCCTTCCAGATGTCCGACGACTCCAGCGAGGTCGTCGACATCAACCAGATCCTCAGCACCATGTCCTTCGCCCGGCCGCACGCCCTCGAGTGGGGCGCCGACGGGGCGCTGTACATGATCGAGTGGGGCTCCGGCTTCGGCGGCAACAACGCCGACTCCGGCGTCTACCGGATCGACTACATCTCCGGCTCCCGGGCACCCATCGCCAGCGCCGCGGCCGACGTCACGTCCGGCCCGGTGCCGCTGGAGGTGAGCTTCAGCTCGGAGGGGTCTCGCGACCCCGACGGCGGCGAGGTCGCCATCAGCTGGGACTTCGGCGACGGCACGACCTCCTCGGAGGCCGACCCGACCCACACCTACACGGCGGCGGGCAACTACACGGCCACGCTGACCGTCACCAACGCTGACGGGGTGGCGACGTCTGCCACGATCGCGATCACGGCGGGCAACACCGCTCCGACGATCACCGTCAACGGCCCGCCCAACGGCGGCTTCTTCAGCTTCGGCGACGTCATCGCGTACAGCGTGACGGTGACCGACCCCGAGGACGGGGAGATCGACTGCGAGAACGTCATCGTGCAGCCGGCTCTCGGGCACGACGAGCACGCCCACCCGTACGCCCAGTACCGCGGGTGCGAGGGCACCATTCCCGTCAATGGCGACACCGGTCACATCGGTGCCAACATCTTCGGGGTCATCACGGTGACCTACACCGACGAGGGCGCGCCCGGCGCGGCCCCGCTCACCACCCAGGAGATCGTCCTCCTCCAGCCCAAGCACAAGGAGGCGGAGTACTTCGTCGAGACCGGCCGTCTGGCGGGCTCGACGAGCACCGGTGACGCCGGCGTGCAGCTCGAGGAGACCACGGACGTCGGCGGCGGCCAGAACGTCGGCTTCGCCGAGGTCGACGACTGGTTCTCCTTCGACCCGACCAACCTCACGGGGATCGACGCGATCCGCCTGCGGGGCGCTTCGGAGCCCGGCGGCGTCGTCGACATCCGGACGGGGTCTCCTGACGGAGAGTCGATCGGCAGCATCACCATCCCGGCGGGCGGCTGGCAGGCGTGGGGCAACCACGACCTCGAGCTGCCCGACGACGTCACGACGGAGAGCGGCCCGCTCTACTTCGTCATCACGAGCGGCCAGGCCAACATCAACTGGGTCGAGTTCATGGGCCGGGGCGTGACGGACAACGCCAGCCCGGTCCTCACGGTCGAGACCTCCGAGACCACGGGCCCGGCGCCGCTGACGGTGGACTTCACCGCCGCGGCGACCGACTCCGACGGCGACACCCCGCTCACGTACGCGTGGGACTTCGGGGACGGCGCCACGGCCGACACGGCCGAGGCCTCGCACACCTACACGACGGCGGGCGCCTACACGGCCACCGTCACGGTGACCGACGCCCGCGGCGCGACCGCCACCTCGGCCGTCGCCATCACGGTCCGTTCGGCGGCCAGCCAGTGCTTCGCGGGCCGGTCGGACGACTTCACCGGCGACGCGCTGGACACCGACCGGTGGACGACCGTCGTGCGTGGAAACCAGGACCTGCGGGTCGAGGACGGTCACCTCATCATCCCGACCGCCGCGAGCGACATCTACGGTGCGGACAACGCGGGGGCGCCCAACATCGTCCTGCAGGACCTGCCGTCCGGTCCGTTCACGGCCACCGCGAAGGTGACCATGCCCGGATCCGAGGCCTACCAGCAGGCCGGCCTCATCATCTACGGCGACGACGACAACTACGCCAAGATGGTCTTCTCGGGCCGCGACGCCGCAGGGCCAAACCCGGCCTCGCGCGTGTTCCAGCTGATCCGCGAGGAGAACGCCGCCCCGAACGAGGTCGGGGACTCCCTCACCGCCGCGGTGGGTGCGGACTACCCGAGCACGGTCTGGGTGCGCTTCACCAGCGACGGGGAGAACCTCGTCTCGTCGTACAGCGCCGACGGCATCGAGTTCACCGACATGCCCGAGACGAAGTCGCTCGACGGCATCGAGAACCCGAAGATCGGCCTGCTCTCGCTGCAGGGTGGCGGCCGTACGCAGTCGCCGGTTGACGCGGAGTTCGACTACTTCACTTTCACGCCGGACGACACGGTGCCCGCGTCGACCCCGAGCGACGAGTTCGTCGGCACGAGCCTCGACGACTGCCGCTGGGACGTCGTCCGTCCCGATCCCGAGCACCTTCGGGTCGTCGACGGCTACCTCGAGCTCGATGCCACCACCGGTGACATCTACGGGACCGACAACGGTACGCCGAGCAACTTCGTGCTCCAGCAGCTCGACGGCGACTGGACGGTGGAGACCGTCGTCGACGCCTCCACGCTGAACCAGCAGTACGAGCAGGGCGGGCTCATCGTCTACGTCGACGACGACAACTACGTGAAGTTCGACGTGGTCGCCAGGAACGCCGCCGGCAGCGCCGTCTCCCTCGGGCTGGAGGTGCTGAGCGAGGTCGACGGCGTCATCCAGAACCCGCAGCCTGCCGCGAACAACCTCGAGCAGGCCGTGTGGCACCTGCGCCTGGAGAAGGAGGGAGACTCGTTCACCGGGTCCTACTCCGCCGACGGCACCGAGTGGACCTCGTTCGAGCCCGTGACCAACGCGCCCGCCGCAGCCAGCGGCCGGGTCGGGCTCTTCGCCCTCGGCACGGCGTCGACCGAGAACCAGACCGTCACCTTCGACTACTTCCGCGTCGACGGGGAGCCCGGTGAGCCCGGTGAGCCCGGTGAGCCTGGTGAGCCCGGCGAGCCCGGCGAGCCCGGCGAGCCCGGTCAGCCCGGCGAGCCCGGTCAGCCCGGCGAGCCCGGTCAGCCCGGTCAGCCCGGTCAGCCCGGTCAGCCCGGTCAGCCCGGCGAGCCCGGTGACCCGGGTGCGCCTGGGGAGCCCGGCGCGCCTGGTGAGCCCGGTCAGCCGGGTGCGCCCGGTCAGCCCGGCGAGCCCGGCGAGCCCGGTCAGCCGGGTGCGCCCGGTCAGCCGGGTGCGCCTGGTGGCGGCGGCAACGACCGTGACGACACCCCGCCCCCCGCCGGTGGCTCGGGTCGTCCCGGTGGTGGCGCACTGCCCAACACCGGCGCCGACCTCGGTCTCCTGGCGGTCGCCGGGATGCTCCTCCTCGGAGGGGCCGGCGCGGCTGCCGTGCGCACCCGTCGCCTGACGGCCCGCGGCTAG
- a CDS encoding lycopene cyclase domain-containing protein, which produces MTYTLVNAPFLALCVAAVAVCARRRPGRLRPGAVVVTVAVLVVLTAVFDNVMIAAGLFDYASEGRSGLAVGRAPVEDFAYPVAGALALPALWHLLGRRATATAPSETAGVTR; this is translated from the coding sequence GTGACCTACACCCTCGTCAACGCCCCGTTCCTCGCCCTGTGCGTGGCGGCGGTCGCCGTGTGCGCCCGGCGGCGCCCGGGCCGGCTGCGCCCCGGGGCGGTGGTCGTGACCGTCGCCGTGCTCGTCGTCCTCACCGCGGTCTTCGACAACGTGATGATCGCGGCCGGCCTCTTCGACTACGCGAGCGAGGGACGGTCCGGCCTGGCGGTCGGCCGGGCGCCCGTGGAGGACTTCGCCTACCCCGTCGCCGGGGCGCTCGCCCTGCCGGCCCTGTGGCACCTGCTGGGGCGCCGCGCGACGGCCACCGCGCCGTCCGAGACCGCGGGGGTCACCCGATGA